The Anastrepha ludens isolate Willacy chromosome X, idAnaLude1.1, whole genome shotgun sequence genome includes a window with the following:
- the LOC128870062 gene encoding uncharacterized protein LOC128870062 — MKSSGDRAYEKSGEEVPRYNLRHKKRVEKVREAKMADKNGERSSSDDENDCAIVQQDKVIEELREQIKALQKSLASSEKEKVQYIEALNQQTANNVISADVPSIEAIPVSFKPTEVTSANFTTVSATSASAIPAETYSFNNNYANANATYASATSANANFAGATTASTNYANDTYASATSANANFAGATTASTNYANATYASATSANANFAGATIASTNYANATSASVTSANANFAGATTASTNYANATSASVTSANVKPDAAFGPYIRSATCPPAIMQPYCHTSPYSLNLLPASYMPAASNPQITPQLINQKVQIAPSASQVRKILDLPDFHGSPEEWPMFSVAFKETTEMNSYSRLENLLRLQKALKGKAKQQVESLLIHPSSVDAAMRTLEFHYGRPELLIRSQIAKVRAFPPVTGGRIADILNFSTMVSNLAAFLENSGAVPHLNNPMLLDELISKLPLNKREEWTRHIFEMQKPYPTVREFSNWLQHTAMYVSMAIDVMPTKYMPNDFVCHKPKMSSKPVMTVTKEEKKCLVCDQSHILNTCSKFKDADCSNRWSIVKNKHLCFCCLQPGHSVQNCRKRRVCGISSCNKFHNRLLHSSSDNNKNNISSADKAVATVQTVYQNPQHPLARSNSPQRNKTLLKYLPVKLKGPKGEINIFAFIDEGAKISLLEENIANVLGLKGKSNLLRLKWIGNQSMSEQSRQVSLEIAGANEAATSYEMRGVRTTKKLYLPQQTLNLNDFIQRHEQLANIPIADYNNAVPQILIGLSHTELIRTIKTVNLDDGFAIHKTMLGWTLFGSNEYRSSEGTIGHVNIESTAQLNEISKQITEYFAAEKFEIKQLPSVRSEADIRAEKLLNETTRFVNNNRYETGLLWHKDNVKFPESFSMAMKRLEQIEMKMEREKDYGEWYKAKINEYIEKEYAKRLSPDEANVNADRTWYLPHFATCNVNKGNKRRLVFDAAAKINNMSLNCALMKGPEEYQPKSLLAILCRFRQGKFAVCGDICEMFHRILIRHEDQNAQCFLWRGGDRSKPPDVYVMRAMIFGSISSPCSAQFVKNVHAEKYRDVNARAVNAIVDRHYVDDYMDSFDTVEECIKVTKDVIDIHSHAGFQLRGLTSNSYDILQAVLHNEQPCKQQRNYICQGESATEKVLGMHWNPNKDYFFFKLLFSKVPKAVLDCSRRPTKGEMLSVTMSIFDPLGFACGLVLRAKVLMQSLWTRSIDWHEPIPEDIYKKWLQWYKTLNTIENFKMPRCYGIQFLNPNADIQLHIFVDASEIAFAAIAFWRIHHANNTDIVFVAGRSRCSPLKPLSIPRLELQAAVLGIKLREAVINSHDVQPRESTFWSDSKIVLQWIRSDARCYKQFVAHRIAEILQTSEASQWRWVPGKENPADDATRIKTFSQNGKWLNGPPFLKLPEHSWPAMPTEFDNSECQEERRSKQIYTISSADRVIPFNKYSNYYKLLRVMTWVRYAIMKFRKVDVRRNVYASKLIIANEIKQTELLICLLVQQDVFADEVESLRKGAPITKCSSIFKLSPMLDNEGLIRLGGRIDYAECVPMSTKRPIILPRSHPISRLVAKHYHELFHHHNFESALCAIRRKFWIPSARGLLRSIKAKCQKCKNLSAIPESPLMGQVPSDRVTPFVRPFTYSGVDYFGPVLVAIGRRQEKRWVELFTCLTIRAIHLELARDLSTDAAIIVCRNFINRRGVPVRLRSDMGTNFVGASKEDWVNVQSGMQSECDLRGVEWVFNAPANPSAGGIWERMVRSVKRVLMFTLNERAPQLETLQSLLIEAENLINSRPLTHVPVESTDAEPLSPNHFLLGCANDVQTPPLSKKICLRKQWHIAQQLKQNFWKRWILEYLPTLTRRTKWFKRVKPIAVGDIVIVCDDNESRGHWKRGIVTEAKPAPDGQVRSVLVKTSTGILRRPASKIAVLDVGSDSLTSDANHGGEDVTD; from the coding sequence ATGAAATCTTCGGGTGATCGCGCCTACGAAAAATCCGGCGAAGAAGTACCGCGTTATAACCTCCGTCATAAGAAACGCGTCGAGAAAGTTCGCGAAGCCAAAATGGCCGACAAAAATGGTGAAAGAAGTTCGAGTGACGACGAAAATGATTGCGCGATAGTTCAGCAAGACAAAGTGATCGAAGAACTACGCGAGCAAATAAAAGCCTTGCAAAAGTCGCTAGCGTCatcggaaaaggaaaaagtgcaATACATAGAAGCCCTAAATCAACAAACCGCTAACAACGTCATCAGTGCCGACGTACCTAGCATCGAAGCTATTCCTGTTAGCTTCAAGCCAACCGAAGTTACCTCTGCCAACTTCACAACAGTCAGCGCTACTTCTGCCAGCGCTATTCCTGCCGAGACTTATTCTTTTAATAACAATTATGCCAACGCCAACGCCACCTACGCCAGCGCTACTTCCGCCAACGCCAACTTTGCCGGTGCTACAACTGCCAGCACCAATTATGCCAACGACACCTACGCCAGCGCTACCTCTGCCAACGCCAATTTTGCCGGTGCTACAACTGCCAGCACCAATTATGCCAACGCCACCTACGCCAGCGCTACCTCTGCCAACGCCAATTTTGCCGGTGCTACAATTGCCAGCACCAATTATGCCAACGCCACCTCCGCCAGCGTTACTTCTGCCAACGCCAACTTTGCCGGTGCTACAACTGCCAGCACCAATTACGCCAACGCTACCTCTGCCAGCGTTACTTCTGCCAACGTCAAGCCCGACGCTGCCTTCGGCCCCTATATCCGGTCTGCCACGTGCCCGCCAGCAATAATGCAGCCGTACTGCCACACCAGCCCTTATTCCTTAAATCTTCTGCCAGCAAGCTACATGCCTGCAGCGTCCAACCCACAAATCACACCGCAGCTCATCAATCAAAAAGTTCAAATAGCACCCAGCGCAAGCCAGGTAcgtaaaattttagatttgcCAGATTTTCATGGCTCTCCCGAAGAGTGGCCTATGTTTTCTGTGGCCTTTAAGGAAACCACGGAAATGAATTCATATTCGCGATTGGAGAATCTGTTACGTCTCCAGAAAGCCCTAAAGGGGAAAGCCAAACAACAGGTGGAATCGTTGTTGATCCACCCATCCAGTGTAGATGCGGCTATGAGAACATTAGAATTTCATTACGGTCGCCCAGAGCTACTTATTAGAAGCCAAATAGCGAAAGTTCGAGCGTTTCCACCCGTTACCGGAGGACGAATCGCCGATATACTCAATTTTAGCACAATGGTATCAAACTTAGCTGCCTTTCTAGAAAATTCCGGTGCGGTACCACATCTAAATAATCCAATGTTGCTCGACGAATTAATCAGCAAACTGCCGCTGAACAAGAGGGAAGAGTGGACTCGCCACATCTTCGAAATGCAAAAGCCATATCCCACTGTGCGTGAATTTAGCAATTGGTTGCAGCACACAGCCATGTATGTGTCCATGGCAATAGatgttatgccaacaaagtATATGCCCAACGATTTTGTGTGCCACAAACCTAAAATGTCGTCCAAGCCCGTAATGACTgtaacaaaagaagaaaagaagtgtTTAGTGTGTGACCAAAGCCATATTTTAAATACGTGCTCAAAATTTAAAGATGCCGATTGTTCGAATCGCTGGAGTATAGTGAAAAATAAGCatctgtgtttttgttgtttgcaacCTGGTCACAGTGTACAGAATTGCCGCAAGCGACGAGTGTGTGGTATATCCTCGTGTAATAAATTCCACAATCGGTTGCTTCATAGTTCCAgtgataataacaaaaacaatatttcatcTGCTGATAAAGCTGTGGCAACTGTTCAAACTGTGTATCAAAATCCACAACATCCACTCGCTCGATCAAATTCACCACAACGTAACAAAACACTCCTCAAATATTTGCCTGTCAAGCTGAAAGGTCCCAAAGgcgaaatcaacattttcgcttTCATTGACGAAGGCGCAAAAATATCCCTATTGGAGGAAAATATAGCGAACGTTCTCGGCCTCAAAGGCAAATCCAATTTACTTCGCCTGAAGTGGATAGGCAATCAAAGCATGAGCGAACAGTCGCGGCAAGTGTCACTTGAAATTGCCGGCGCAAATGAAGCAGCAACGAGTTATGAAATGAGGGGAGTGCGTAcaacaaaaaagttgtatttgccGCAGCAGACGTTGAATTTGAACGACTTCATACAACGTCACGAACAATTGGCAAATATACCAATCGCCGATTACAATAATGCAGTGCCGCAAATACTTATTGGATTGTCGCATACAGAGTTAATACGAACAATAAAAACTGTGAATTTGGACGATGGCTTTGCAATCCACAAGACAATGTTAGGGTGGACATTATTTGGATCGAACGAATATCGTTCGAGTGAGGGTACTATTGGTCACGTCAATATTGAAAGCACCGCacaattgaatgaaattagtaaACAAATAACAGAATATTTTGCagcagaaaaatttgaaataaagcaattgcCAAGCGTTCGTTCAGAAGCCGATATTAGGGCGGAAAAGTTATTAAACGAGACGACAAggtttgtaaataataatagataTGAAACCGGCTTGCTTTGGCATAAAGATAATGTGAAATTTCCCGAAAGTTTCAGTATGGCCATGAAGCGCTTAGagcaaattgaaatgaaaatggaaCGGGAAAAAGACTACGGGGAATGGtataaagcaaaaatcaacgagtACATCGAAAAGGAATACGCAAAGCGACTTTCACCCGATGAAGCTAATGTAAATGCTGATCGCACATGGTATTTACCACATTTCGCCACATGTAATGTAAACAAAGGAAACAAACGTAGACTCGTTTTCGATGCcgcagcaaaaataaataatatgtcgTTGAATTGTGCCCTTATGAAAGGACCGGAGGAGTATCAACCAAAATCGCTGTTGGCAATATTGTGTAGGTTTAGACAAGGCAAATTTGCAGTATGTGGTGACATATGTGAGATGTTTCACCGGATTCTGATTCGCCACGAAGATCAAAATGCGCAGTGCTTTCTTTGGAGAGGGGGCGATCGATCAAAGCCGCCAGATGTTTACGTTATGCGCGCCATGATATTTGGATCAATTAGCTCACCATGTTCTGCACAATTTGTAAAAAACGTGCACGCAGAAAAATATCGTGATGTAAATGCAAGAGCCGTCAATGCCATTGTGGATCGGCACTATGTCGACGACTATATGGACAGTTTCGATACTGTCGAAGAATGCATTAAGGTTACCAAGGATGTCATCGATATCCATAGCCACGCCGGGTTCCAGTTAAGAGGGTTGACGTCAAATTCGTACGACATTCTGCAAGCTGTATTACACAACGAGCAGCCGTGTAAGCAACAAAGAAATTATATATGCCAAGGGGAGAGTGCTACCGAGAAGGTGCTTGGAATGCACTGGAACCCAAACAAagattactttttcttcaaattgctGTTTTCAAAAGTGCCCAAAGCAGTTTTAGACTGTAGTAGACGGCCAACGAAAGGTGAGATGCTGAGCGTTACTATGTCTATATTTGATCCGCTAGGTTTCGCGTGTGGGTTGGTGCTGCGGGCAAAAGTTTTAATGCAGAGCCTGTGGACCAGGAGTATAGATTGGCATGAGCCAATCCCCGAAGACATTTATAAGAAGTGGTTGCAGTGGTACAAAACGTTGAATAccatcgaaaattttaaaatgccaaGATGTTAtggcatacaatttttgaatcCGAATGCCGATATACagctacatatttttgttgatgCGAGTGAGATCGCATTTGCTGCCATCGCCTTTTGGCGAATTCATCACGCAAATAATACAGACATCGTATTCGTTGCTGGCCGATCCCGGTGCAGCCCGCTGAAGCCATTGTCCATTCCGAGACTTGAGTTACAAGCAGCCGTCTTGGGAATAAAGTTGAGGGAAGCCGTCATCAACAGCCACGACGTACAGCCGCGTGAGTCAACATTTTGGTCAGATTCAAAAATAGTTCTTCAGTGGATAAGGTCTGACGCCAGGTGCTACAAGCAGTTCGTGGCACACCGTATAGCTGAGATCCTGCAAACATCCGAAGCCAGTCAGTGGAGGTGGGTACCAGGTAAAGAAAACCCAGCTGATGATGCTACACGCATAAAAaccttttctcaaaatggtaagTGGTTAAATGGTCCGCCTTTTTTGAAATTGCCTGAGCATAGTTGGCCAGCCATGCCAACCGAATTTGATAATAGCGAATGCCAAGAGGAGAGACGCTCCAAGCAAATATATACGATATCGTCAGCGGATAGAGTAATTCCATTTAATAAGTATTCAAATTACTATAAACTTTTAAGGGTGATGACATGGGTACGATATGCCATAATGAAATTCCGTAAGGTTGATGTACGTAGAAACGTATATGCATCAAAGTTAATTATTGCGAATGAGATCAAACAAACTGAATTACTGATATGCCTATTAGTACAACAAGATGTTTTTGCTGACGAAGTTGAATCTTTACGCAAAGGTGCGCCAATTACGAAATGCAGCTCTATATTTAAGCTAAGCCCGATGTTGGACAATGAGGGCCTTATACGACTAGGGGGTCGGATAGACTATGCCGAATGCGTACCAATGTCAACAAAGCGACCAATAATATTGCCAAGGAGTCATCCTATATCACGTCTTGTAGCTAAGCATTATCACGAACTTTTTCATCACCACAACTTTGAGTCAGCGTTGTGCGCCATACGTCGAAAGTTTTGGATTCCTAGTGCGCGCGGATTATTGAGGTCAATAAAAGCTAAATGccagaaatgtaaaaatttatccgCTATTCCCGAATCACCACTTATGGGCCAAGTACCTAGCGATCGAGTTACGCCGTTCGTTCGTCCGTTCACATATTCAGGCGTTGACTACTTTGGGCCTGTCTTAGTAGCCATTGGCCGTCGTCAAGAAAAACGTTGGGTTGAACTTTTCACGTGTCTAACTATTAGAGCCATTCACCTGGAACTAGCTAGGGACCTATCAACAGATGCTGCCATAATTGTCTGCCGTAACTTTATAAACAGAAGAGGTGTACCGGTACGGCTCCGAAGCGACATGGGGACAAATTTTGTCGGCGCAAGCAAAGAAGATTGGGTGAACGTTCAAAGCGGTATGCAATCGGAGTGTGATCTTCGAGGTGTAGAGTGGGTTTTCAATGCACCTGCCAATCCATCTGCCGGGGGCATATGGGAAAGAATGGTAAGAAGCGTAAAACGAGTTTTGATGTTCACGCTGAACGAACGAGCGCCACAGTTGGAGACCCTGCAAAGTCTTCTGATTgaagcagaaaatttaataaattcgcgTCCATTAACACATGTGCCGGTAGAGAGTACCGACGCCGAGCCTCTGTCACCCAATCATTTCTTGCTAGGCTGCGCGAATGATGTACAAACTCCACCGCTGTCAAAGAAGATATGTTTACGCAAGCAGTGGCACATAGCGCAGCAGCTGAAGCAGAATTTCTGGAAGAGGTGGATATTGGAGTATCTTCCTACCTTGACCCGGCGTACGAAATGGTTTAAGAGGGTGAAGCCGATAGCTGTAGGTGACATCGTTATAGTTTGCGACGACAACGAGAGCCGAGGCCATTGGAAACGGGGTATCGTAACAGAAGCAAAGCCAGCCCCAGATGGTCAAGTTAGATCTGTTTTAGTCAAGACGTCAACAGGAATTTTACGGAGACCAGCGTCTAAAATTGCAGTGCTCGACGTTGGTAGTGATTCTCTCACCAGTGATGCGAATCACGGGGGGGAGGATGTTACCGATTAA